In a genomic window of Gossypium arboreum isolate Shixiya-1 chromosome 7, ASM2569848v2, whole genome shotgun sequence:
- the LOC108472495 gene encoding LOW QUALITY PROTEIN: leucine-rich repeat extensin-like protein 4 (The sequence of the model RefSeq protein was modified relative to this genomic sequence to represent the inferred CDS: deleted 2 bases in 1 codon), with translation MKKTNIIDLHCYPSFCYLLFLLVSVFVSLCSCNEHYLSSHGGFTDKEVSYIKQRHLLYYIDEFGDRGENVTVDPSLVFENQRLRDAYIALQAWKKAILSDPFNLTADWVGSGVCDYTGVFCARALDNKRIRTVAGIDLNHGDVAGYLPEELGLLTDLALFHINSNRFCGTVPHKFIKLKLMFELDLSNNRFAGKFPEVILKLPLLKFLDLRFNEFEGTVPKELFDKDLDAIFINHNRFRFNLPDNFGNSPASVIVLANNKFHGCVPASLGNMTSLEEIILMNNGFRSCLPEQIGGLRNMTVFDVSFNELMGTLPEQIGGMVSLEQLNVAHNMLSGKIPASICRLPKLENFTFSYNFFTGEPPVCLGLRAFDDRRNCLPARPLQRSAAQCRSFLSRPVDCNSFRCAPFVPSLPSPPPPSPPPVVVLSPPPPSPVFIPQSPPPPPPPPVYSPPPPSPSPPVYSPPPPPPPVYSPPLPPPSPPPPVYSPPPPSPPPPSPPPQVYSPPPPPPSPPPPSPPPPTYPSPPPPSPPPPSPVYCVRSPPPSPPNSPPPPPPLFSPPPPVPYYYNSPPPPHHSPPPPVHSPPPPPHSPPPPIYPYLSPPPPPPLVYSPPRPVHSPPPPSPPPCIEPPPPPPPCVEYTPSPSPPIHYKPPPSPSPPPPPPPIHYHSPPPPSPPPAPVYEGPLPPVIGVSYASPPPPPFY, from the exons ATGAAGAAGACGAACATTATCGACCTCCATTGTTATCCTTCTTTTTGTTACCTTTTGTTTCTTTTAGTTTCAGTTTTTGTATCCTTATGTTCATGCAATGAGCATTATCTTTCCAGCCATGGCGGATTTACCGACAAGGAAGTATCGTACATAAAGCAACGACATCTGCTTTATTACATAGATGAGTTCGGTGACAGAGGGGAGAACGTCACCGTCGACCCGTCACTGGTTTTTGAAAACCAGAGGTTGAGAGACGCTTATATAGCTTTACAAGCTTGGAAAAAAGCGATTCTTTCCGACCCGTTTAATCTCACCGCCGATTGGGTTGGATCCGGGGTGTGTGACTATACTGGTGTTTTCTGTGCTCGAGCGCTTGATAACAAGAGAATCAGAACCGTCGCCGGTATTGATTTAAACCATGGAGATGTTGCCGGTTACTTGCCGGAGGAGCTTGGGTTACTCACCGATCTGGCATTGTTTCATATCAACTCGAACCGGTTTTGTGGTACGGTTCCGCATAAGTTTATAAAGTTGAAGCTGATGTTCGAGTTGGATCTTAGCAACAATCGGTTCGCCGGTAAGTTCCCTGAAGTGATTCTTAAGCTTCCTTTACTTAAATTTTTGGATTTGAGGTTTAATGAATTTGAAGGAACTGTGCCCAAAGAGCTTTTTGATAAAGATTTGGATGCTATTTTTATTAATCATAACCGGTTTAGATTTAATCTACCGGATAATTTTGGTAACTCGCCGGCTTCTGTTATTGTTTTGGCTAATAACAAGTTTCACGGTTGTGTACCGGCGAGTCTTGGGAACATGACGAGTCTTGAAGAGATAATTTTAATGAACAATGGGTTTCGATCTTGTTTGCCGGAGCAAATTGGGGGGTTGAGAAATATGACTGTTTTTGATGTTAGCTTTAATGAGTTAATGGGTACTTTGCCGGAGCAAATTGGGGGAATGGTTAGCCTTGAACAGCTTAATGTGGCACATAATATGTTGTCTGGGAAGATTCCAGCAAGTATTTGTCGGTTGCCGAAGTTGGAGAATTTCACGTTTTCGTATAATTTCTTCACCGGAGAACCGCCGGTTTGTTTGGGGTTACGTGCTTTTGACGATAGGAGGAACTGTTTGCCGGCGAGGCCTTTACAACGGAGTGCTGCTCAATGTAGGTCTTTCTTGTCTAGACCGGTGGATTGTAATTCATTTAGGTGTGCTCCTTTTGTTCCTTCTTTGCCGTCTCCTCCTCCGCCTTCTCCGCCTCCGGTTGTTGTGCTGTCACCGCCACCCCCATCGCCTGTTTTTATTCCACAATCACCACCCCCGCCGCCACCACCGCCAGTATACTCTCCCCCTCCCCCTTCACCATCTCCACCAGTATATTCACCTCCACCTCCGCCGCCACCTGTGTACTCTCCTCCTCTGCCTCCACCATCTCCACCGCCACCTGTTTATTCA CCACCACCCCCCTCACCTCCACCACCTTCACCACCCCCACAAGTATAttctccaccaccaccacctccatcCCCACCTCCACCATCACCCCCGCCACCTACTTATCCATCACCACCTCCACCATCTCCTCCACCACCTTCACCAGTATACTGTGTGAGGTCTCCACCTCCTTCACCACCAAATTCACCCCCTCCACCACCTCCATTGTTTTCCCCACCTCCACCAGTTCCTTACTACTATAACTCCCCGCCACCGCCACACCATTCACCGCCACCTCCTGTACATTCTCCACCACCCCCACCACATTCACCTCCTCCACCAATTTATCCATACTTATCTCCACCACCGCCACCACCTCTTGTTTATTCCCCACCTCGTCCAGTTCACTCACCACCACCACCGTCACCTCCTCCATGTATTGAGCcacctccaccaccaccaccatgtGTAGAGTACACGCCATCACCCTCACCCCCAATTCATTACAAACCACCTCCATCACCTTCACCCCCACCCCCACCCCCACCAATCCATTATCATTCACCTCCACCACCATCACCTCCGCCGGCTCCCGTATACGAAGGGCCACTTCCACCAGTAATCGGAGTATCATACGCATCACCTCCACCGCCACCTTTCTATTGA